In a single window of the Solea senegalensis isolate Sse05_10M linkage group LG1, IFAPA_SoseM_1, whole genome shotgun sequence genome:
- the kif1ab gene encoding kinesin-like protein KIF1A isoform X1, translating into MLLTILISVSHYLPVQEYVVCVCVCVSPQGSPAVPPDHTPTCIMAAASVKVAVRVRPFNSREIGKDSKCIIQMTGNTTTILNPKQPKENKSFNFDYSYWSHTTPEDINYASQMQVYRDIGEEMLLHAFEGYNVCIFAYGQTGAGKSYTMMGRQEQDQQGIIPLLCEDLFTKINGSNNDNNMSYSVEVSYMEIYCERVRDLLNPKNKGNLRVREHPLMGPYVEDLSKLAVTSYNDIQDLMDSGNKARTVAATNMNETSSRSHAVFNIIFTQKKRDMETDNSSEKVSKISLVDLAGSERADSTGAKGTRLKEGANINKSLTTLGKVISALAEQDSAPNKNKKKKKVENFIPYRDSVLTWLLRENLGGNSRTAMVAALSPADINYDETLSTLRYADRAKQIRCNAVINEDPNNRLVRELKEEVARLKDLLYAQGLGDIIENLCDYKNFVNNRQAVDQRGDLSTVTHAMTGMSPSPSISALSSRAGSITNLHDRIFSPASEETIERLKETEKIIAELNETWEEKLRRTEAIRMEREALLAEMGVAMREDGGTLGVFSPKKTPHLVNLNEDPLMSECLLYYIKDGTTKVGRENAKSRQDIVLSGHFIKDEHCTFSSTIGPQGEGCVILEPCEGSETYVNGKRVTSPIVLRSGNRIIMGKSHVFRFNDPEQARLERERTPCAETPVEPVDWAFAQRELLEKQGIDMKQEMEQRLQELEDQYRKEREEASNLLEQQRLDYESKLEALQKQVDSRYLESPEEEEEPEEEGDAVKSMPWTEHETELALWAFRKWRFYQFTSLRDLLWGNAIFLKEANAISVELKKKVQFQFVLLTDTLYSPLPPDLLPPCVAKERESRPFPQTIVAVEVQDQKNGATHYWTLEKLRQRLDLMREMYDRAAELPSSAVEDCDHALTGGDPFYDRFPWFRLVGRAFVYLSNLLYPVPLVHRVAIVSEKGEVKGFLRVAVQAISADEEAPDYGSGVRQSGTAKISFEDKHFEKFQTETCPGVMSHSNTLQEELRIVEGEGQNAEMGISVDEVNNNTCEGKRATLESPSSPSKSLGLGLDLPLDLSPERALTHLRIGSTFTFRVTVLQASSISAEYADIFCQFNFIHRHDEAFSTEPLKNTGRGPPLGFYHVQNITVEVTKSFVEYIKTQPIVFEVFGHYQKQPFPPLCKDLISPLRPSRRQFPRVMPLSKPVPATKLSTLTRSTAGPCHAKYDLMVFFEICELEANGDYIPAVVDHRSGMPCHGTYLLHQGIQRRITVTIAHETGNDIEWKEVKELVIGRIRNTPEADETIIDPNILSLNILSSGYFWPKHDDNVSLGVDHRTFYRFEAAWDSSMHNSLLLNRVTPYREKIYITLSAYLEMENCTQPTVITKDFCMVFYSRDTKLPASRSIRNLFSTGCLRPSESNRVTGVYEVTLCHVADNGSPGMQRRRRRVLDTSVAYVRGEENLAGWRPRSDSLILDHQWELEKLSLLQEVEKTRHYLLLREKLEATLQAGQEVLYKSSDISDFAKSPVLSHSPSSSLTPESPNQRQRELAAKCLRLLMHTFNREYSQVSSSASESKLSEMSASLRRDSSSSGLSTLTPSSTCPSLVEGHYDFRHTEPCSEASTPDLDPYSPVDRKKALRGYSFVPDIQEIRVSPIVSKKGYLHFLEPHTSGWVKRYVVVRRPYVYLYRSERDSVERAVINLSSAKVEYSEDKQTLLRTPNTFAVCTEHRGILLQAANDKEMHDWLYAFNPLLAGTIRSKLSRRKSVQSVPSAQRM; encoded by the exons ATGTTGCTGACAATTCTAATAAGTGTTTCTCATTATCTGCCTGTGCAGGAGTacgttgtctgtgtgtgtgtgtgtgtgtcgccacAAGGATCTCCAGCTGTTCCCCCTGATCACACACCCACCTGCATCATGGCAGCGGCGTCGGTGAAAGTCGCTGTGAGGGTTCGACCCTTTAACTCCAGAGAGATTGGGAAGGATAGTAAATGCATCATTCAGATGACGGGGAACACCACAA caatccTGAATCCAAAACagccaaaagaaaacaagagctTTAACTTTGACTATTCTTACTGGTCCCACACTACG CCAGAGGACATCAACTATGCGTCCCAGATGCAAGTGTACAGGGACATTGGAGAGGAGATGCTGCTCCATGCCTTTGAAGGCTACAACGTTTGCATATTTGCATATGGCCAGACAGGAGCAGGCAAAAGCTATACCATGATGGGACGACAGGAGCAGGACCAACAAGGAATCATTCCTCTG CTGTGCGAGGACCTCTTCACCAAAATCAATGGCAgcaataatgacaacaacatgTCTTACTCTGTGGAG GTGAGTTACATGGAGATTTACTGTGAGCGTGTGCGTGACCTGCTGAACCCCAAAAACAAAGGCAACCTGCGGGTCAGAGAGCATCCACTGATGGGACCCTATGTTGAAGATTTATCAAAACTAGCCGTCACCTCCTACAACGACATCCAGGACCTGATGGACTCTGGGAATAAAGCCAG GACTGTGGCTGCTACCAACATGAATGAGACCAGCAGTCGCTCCCACGCCGTCTTCAACATCATCTTCACACAGAAGAAACGCGACATGGAGACGGACAACAGTTCAGAAAAG GTCAGTAAGATCAGTCTGGTGGACTTGGCCGGCAGCGAGAGAGCCGACTCAACCGGAGCTAAAGGGACCAGACTGAAG GAAGGAGCAAACATCAACAAGTCTTTAACCACTCTGGGCAAAGTTATTTCTGCTCTAGCTGAACag GACTCTGCACCAAACAAG aacaagaaaaagaagaaggttgAAAATTTTATTCCATACAGAGATTCAGTCCTGACTTGGCTACTGAGGGAGAACTTAG gAGGAAACTCTCGCACTGCTATGGTGGCTGCCCTCAGCCCGGCTGATATCAACTATGATGAAACCCTTAGTACACTCCG GTACGCTGACCGCGCCAAACAGATTCGCTGCAATGCTGTGATCAACGAGGACCCCAACAACCGGCTGGTGCGTGAGCTGAAGGAGGAGGTGGCTCGACTCAAGGACCTGCTGTACGCACAGGGTCTGGGAGACATCATAGAGA ACCTGTGCGATTATAAGAACTTTGTAAATAATCGCCAGGCTGTCGATCAAAGGGGTGATCTCTCCACAGTGACACACGCCATGACAGGAATGAGCCCGTCTCCCTCCATTTCGGCCCTGTCCAGCCGTGCCGGCTCCATCACCAACCTTCATGATCGCATCTTCAGCCCGGCCAGTGAAGAGACCATCGAGAGGCTCAAG GAAACTGAGAAAATCATTGCTGAGCTCAATGAAACCTGGGAGGAGAAGCTGCGTCGTACGGAGGCCATTCGCATGGAGAG AGAGGCCCTGCTGGCTGAGATGGGTGTTGCCATGAGAGAAGACGGAGGCACCTTGGGTGTCTTCTCCCCGAAAAAG ACGCCTCACCTGGTGAACCTGAACGAAGACCCACTGATGTCTGAGTGTCTTCTCTATTACATTAAAGATGGCACTACAAA GGTTGGCCGTGAAAATGCCAAGAGTCGCCAAGACATTGTTCTCAGTGGCCATTTCATCAAAGATGAGCACTGCACATTCAGCAGCACCATAGGCCCTCAGGGAGAAG GATGTGTCATCCTTGAGCCATGCGAGGGATCAGAGACATATGTCAATGGGAAGAGAGTGACCTCACCTATTGTTCTGCGATCAG GGAATCGAATCATAATGGGAAAGAGCCACGTGTTTCGCTTCAACGACCCAGAGCAGGCTCGCCTGGAGCGAGAGAGGACGCCGTGCGCTGAGACGCCCGTGGAACCCGTCGACTGGGCCTTTGCTCAGAGAGAGCTGCTGGAGAAACAAGGCATCGACATGAAGCAGGAGATGGAGCAGAG GCTTCAGGAACTGGAGGATCAGTACCgtaaagaaagagaggaagccaGTAACCTGCTAGAACAGCAGAGACTG GACTATGAAAGTAAACTGGAGGCTCTTCAGAAACAGGTGGACTCTCGGTACCTGGAGTcacctgaggaagaggaggagcctgaaGAGGAAGGTGATGCGGTCaaatcaa TGCCTTGGACAGAGCATGAGACCGAGTTGGCTCTGTGGGCTTTCAGAAAGTGGCGTTTCTATCAGTTCACCTCTCTCAGAGATCTGCTTTGGGGCAATGCCATCTTTCTCAAGGAGGCCAACGCTATAAGCgtggagctgaagaagaag GTTCAGTTCCAGTTTGTCTTGTTGACGGACACTCTCTACTCCCCGTTGCCTCCTGACCTGCTGCCACCCTGTGTGGCCAAGGAGCGAGAAAGCAGACCTTTCCCTCAGACAATAGTGGCTGTGGAGGTGCAGGATCAGAAGAATGGAGCAACGCATTACTGGACTCTAGAGAAACTCAG ACAGAGGCTGGACCTGATGAGAGAAATGTATGACCGTGCTGCAGAACTCCCCAGCAGTGCTGTGGAGGACTGCGACCACGCCCTGACCGGAGGCGACCCCTTCTATGATCGCTTCCCCTGGTTCCGTCTTGTCGGCAG GGCTTTTGTGTACCTGAGTAACTTGCTGTACCCAGTACCACTGGTGCATCGTGTGGCCATTGTCAGTGAGAAAGGGGAAGTGAAAGGCTTCCTCAGAGTTGCTGTGCAGGCCATCTCAG CTGATGAGGAGGCCCCTGATTATGGCTCTGGTGTGAGGCAGTCTGGCACTGCCAAAATCTCCTTTGAAGACAAACATTTTGAGAAG TTCCAGACAGAGACGTGTCCTGGTGTTATGTCGCACTCCAACACCTTGCAGGAGGAGCTGAGAATTGTGGAGGGAGAAGGACAAAATGCTGAGATGGGAATCTCTGTGGACgaagtcaacaacaacacttgtgAAGGcaagaggg CCACACTGGAGTCTCCTAGCAGCCCATCCAAGAGTTTAGGTCTGGGTCTGGATCTTCCTCTGGACCTCTCTCCAGAGAGAGCGCTGACCCACCTGAGGATTGGCAGCACCTTTACCTTCAGAGTCACCGTCTTACAGGCATCCAGCATCTCAGCAGAGTATGCCGACATCTTCTGCCAGTTCAA TTTCATCCACCGTCATGACGAGGCTTTCTCCACGGAACCCCTGAAGAACACAGGCAGAGGACCTCCGCTTGGTTTCTACCACGTACAAAAT ATCACAGTGGAGGTGACCAAGTCTTTTGTGGAGTACATAAAGACTCAGCCAATCGTCTTTGAGGTGTTTGGTCATTATCAGAAACAACCCTTCCCTCCACTCTGCAAAGACCTGATCAG TCCACTGAGACCTTCCAGGAGACAGTTCCCCAGGGTGATGCCCTTATCCAAACCAG TGCCAGCCACAAAGCTCAGCACTTTGACTCGCTCCACTGCGGGACCATGCCACGCCAAATATGACCTCATGGTCTTCTTTGAGATCTGCGAGCTGGAGGCCAACGGGGA CTACATACCTGCTGTTGTTGACCACAGAAGTGGGATGCCCTGTCATGGCACGTACCTCTTACATCAG GGCATTCAGAGGAGGATCACAGTCACCATTGCTcatgaaacaggaaatgacatagAGTGGAAAGAGGTGAAAGAGCTGGTCATTG gTCGCATTCGAAACACACCAGAGGCCGATGAGACCATCATAGACCCCAACATTCTTTCCCTCAACATCCTGTCGTCTGGATACTTCTGGCCTAAGCATGATGACAA CGTCTCATTGGGAGTAGATCATAG AACGTTCTACCGGTTTGAGGCAGCGTGGGACAGTTCCATGCACAACTCTCTGCTCTTGAACAGAGTCACTCCCTACAGGGAGAAGATCTACATCACACTCTCTGCTTATTTGGag ATGGAGAACTGCACACAACCGACAGTGATCACCAAAGATTTTTGCATGGTTTTTTACTCTCGCGACACAAAGCTGCCGGCCTCTCGCTCCATCAGAAATCTCTTCAGCACTGGCTGCCTCCGTCCCTCTGAGAG TAACCGTGTCACAGGAGTTTATGAAGTCACTCTCTGTCACGTGGCAGACAATGGAAGTCCAg GCATGCAGCGCCGCCGCAGGCGTGTGCTGGATACTTCGGTGGCGTACGTCCGAGGAGAGGAGAACCTGGCTGGATGGAGGCCTCGCAGTGACAGTCTCATCCTTGACCACCAGTGGGAGCTGGAGAAACTCAGCTTACTGCAGGAG GTGGAGAAGACCCGACACTACCTGCTGCTGAGGGAGAAGCTGGAGGCGACTCTGCAGGCCGGACAGGAAGTGCTGTATAAAAGCAGTGACATCAGCGACTTCGCAAAGAGTCCCGTCCTCAGCCACAGTCCGAGCAGCAGCCTCACCCCCGAGAGCCCCAACCAGAGGCAGAGGGAGCTGGCGGCCAAG tGTTTGCGTCTGCTGATGCACACCTTCAACAGAGAGTACAGCCAGGTGAGCAGCAGTGCCAGTGAGAGCAAG ctgtCTGAGATGTCTGCATCTTTAAGGAGGGACTCATCATCGTCTGGACTGAGCACGCTTACTCCGTCCTCTACCTGCCCATCACTGGTCGAAGGACACTATGACTTTAG GCATACTGAACCCTGTTCCGAGGCGTCAACTCCAGATCTGGACCCGTACAGCCCAGTGGACAGAAAGAAAGCTCTCAGAGGATACAGCTTTGTACCTGACATACAGGAAATACGTGTCAG CCCCATTGTGTCAAAGAAGGGCTACTTGCATTTCCTTGAGCCCCACACCAGTGGCTGGGTGAAGCGTTACGTGGTGGTGCGCAGGCCCTACGTCTACCTGTACCGcagcgagagagacagtgtgGAGAGAGCCGTCATCAACCTGTCCTCGGCAAAGGTGGAATACAGTGAGGACAAACAAACCTTACTACGG ACTCCCAACACGTTTGCTGTGTGCACTGAACATCGCGGGATCCTGCTGCAGGCTGCCAATGACAAAGAGATGCATGACTGGCTGTATGCTTTCAACCCTCTGTTAGCAGGGACTATCAG GTCAAAGCTCTCTCGGAGAAAGTCGGTGCAGTCGGTTCCGTCTGCTCAGAGGATGTGA
- the kif1ab gene encoding kinesin-like protein KIF1A isoform X9 — protein MLLTILISVSHYLPVQEYVVCVCVCVSPQGSPAVPPDHTPTCIMAAASVKVAVRVRPFNSREIGKDSKCIIQMTGNTTTILNPKQPKENKSFNFDYSYWSHTTPEDINYASQMQVYRDIGEEMLLHAFEGYNVCIFAYGQTGAGKSYTMMGRQEQDQQGIIPLLCEDLFTKINGSNNDNNMSYSVEVSYMEIYCERVRDLLNPKNKGNLRVREHPLMGPYVEDLSKLAVTSYNDIQDLMDSGNKARTVAATNMNETSSRSHAVFNIIFTQKKRDMETDNSSEKVSKISLVDLAGSERADSTGAKGTRLKEGANINKSLTTLGKVISALAEQDSAPNKNKKKKKVENFIPYRDSVLTWLLRENLGGNSRTAMVAALSPADINYDETLSTLRYADRAKQIRCNAVINEDPNNRLVRELKEEVARLKDLLYAQGLGDIIETYRCTGPVITGLKLTHAMTGMSPSPSISALSSRAGSITNLHDRIFSPASEETIERLKETEKIIAELNETWEEKLRRTEAIRMEREALLAEMGVAMREDGGTLGVFSPKKTPHLVNLNEDPLMSECLLYYIKDGTTKVGRENAKSRQDIVLSGHFIKDEHCTFSSTIGPQGEGCVILEPCEGSETYVNGKRVTSPIVLRSGNRIIMGKSHVFRFNDPEQARLERERTPCAETPVEPVDWAFAQRELLEKQGIDMKQEMEQRLQELEDQYRKEREEASNLLEQQRLDYESKLEALQKQVDSRYLESPEEEEEPEEEVPWTEHETELALWAFRKWRFYQFTSLRDLLWGNAIFLKEANAISVELKKKVQFQFVLLTDTLYSPLPPDLLPPCVAKERESRPFPQTIVAVEVQDQKNGATHYWTLEKLRQRLDLMREMYDRAAELPSSAVEDCDHALTGGDPFYDRFPWFRLVGRAFVYLSNLLYPVPLVHRVAIVSEKGEVKGFLRVAVQAISADEEAPDYGSGVRQSGTAKISFEDKHFEKFQTETCPGVMSHSNTLQEELRIVEGEGQNAEMGISVDEVNNNTCEGKRATLESPSSPSKSLGLGLDLPLDLSPERALTHLRIGSTFTFRVTVLQASSISAEYADIFCQFNFIHRHDEAFSTEPLKNTGRGPPLGFYHVQNITVEVTKSFVEYIKTQPIVFEVFGHYQKQPFPPLCKDLISPLRPSRRQFPRVMPLSKPVPATKLSTLTRSTAGPCHAKYDLMVFFEICELEANGDYIPAVVDHRSGMPCHGTYLLHQGIQRRITVTIAHETGNDIEWKEVKELVIGRIRNTPEADETIIDPNILSLNILSSGYFWPKHDDNVSLGVDHRTFYRFEAAWDSSMHNSLLLNRVTPYREKIYITLSAYLEMENCTQPTVITKDFCMVFYSRDTKLPASRSIRNLFSTGCLRPSESNRVTGVYEVTLCHVADNGSPGMQRRRRRVLDTSVAYVRGEENLAGWRPRSDSLILDHQWELEKLSLLQEVEKTRHYLLLREKLEATLQAGQEVLYKSSDISDFAKSPVLSHSPSSSLTPESPNQRQRELAAKCLRLLMHTFNREYSQVSSSASESKLSEMSASLRRDSSSSGLSTLTPSSTCPSLVEGHYDFRHTEPCSEASTPDLDPYSPVDRKKALRGYSFVPDIQEIRVSPIVSKKGYLHFLEPHTSGWVKRYVVVRRPYVYLYRSERDSVERAVINLSSAKVEYSEDKQTLLRTPNTFAVCTEHRGILLQAANDKEMHDWLYAFNPLLAGTIRSKLSRRKSVQSVPSAQRM, from the exons ATGTTGCTGACAATTCTAATAAGTGTTTCTCATTATCTGCCTGTGCAGGAGTacgttgtctgtgtgtgtgtgtgtgtgtcgccacAAGGATCTCCAGCTGTTCCCCCTGATCACACACCCACCTGCATCATGGCAGCGGCGTCGGTGAAAGTCGCTGTGAGGGTTCGACCCTTTAACTCCAGAGAGATTGGGAAGGATAGTAAATGCATCATTCAGATGACGGGGAACACCACAA caatccTGAATCCAAAACagccaaaagaaaacaagagctTTAACTTTGACTATTCTTACTGGTCCCACACTACG CCAGAGGACATCAACTATGCGTCCCAGATGCAAGTGTACAGGGACATTGGAGAGGAGATGCTGCTCCATGCCTTTGAAGGCTACAACGTTTGCATATTTGCATATGGCCAGACAGGAGCAGGCAAAAGCTATACCATGATGGGACGACAGGAGCAGGACCAACAAGGAATCATTCCTCTG CTGTGCGAGGACCTCTTCACCAAAATCAATGGCAgcaataatgacaacaacatgTCTTACTCTGTGGAG GTGAGTTACATGGAGATTTACTGTGAGCGTGTGCGTGACCTGCTGAACCCCAAAAACAAAGGCAACCTGCGGGTCAGAGAGCATCCACTGATGGGACCCTATGTTGAAGATTTATCAAAACTAGCCGTCACCTCCTACAACGACATCCAGGACCTGATGGACTCTGGGAATAAAGCCAG GACTGTGGCTGCTACCAACATGAATGAGACCAGCAGTCGCTCCCACGCCGTCTTCAACATCATCTTCACACAGAAGAAACGCGACATGGAGACGGACAACAGTTCAGAAAAG GTCAGTAAGATCAGTCTGGTGGACTTGGCCGGCAGCGAGAGAGCCGACTCAACCGGAGCTAAAGGGACCAGACTGAAG GAAGGAGCAAACATCAACAAGTCTTTAACCACTCTGGGCAAAGTTATTTCTGCTCTAGCTGAACag GACTCTGCACCAAACAAG aacaagaaaaagaagaaggttgAAAATTTTATTCCATACAGAGATTCAGTCCTGACTTGGCTACTGAGGGAGAACTTAG gAGGAAACTCTCGCACTGCTATGGTGGCTGCCCTCAGCCCGGCTGATATCAACTATGATGAAACCCTTAGTACACTCCG GTACGCTGACCGCGCCAAACAGATTCGCTGCAATGCTGTGATCAACGAGGACCCCAACAACCGGCTGGTGCGTGAGCTGAAGGAGGAGGTGGCTCGACTCAAGGACCTGCTGTACGCACAGGGTCTGGGAGACATCATAGAGA CGTATCGCTGCACCGGCCCAGTCATCACTGGtttgaaat TGACACACGCCATGACAGGAATGAGCCCGTCTCCCTCCATTTCGGCCCTGTCCAGCCGTGCCGGCTCCATCACCAACCTTCATGATCGCATCTTCAGCCCGGCCAGTGAAGAGACCATCGAGAGGCTCAAG GAAACTGAGAAAATCATTGCTGAGCTCAATGAAACCTGGGAGGAGAAGCTGCGTCGTACGGAGGCCATTCGCATGGAGAG AGAGGCCCTGCTGGCTGAGATGGGTGTTGCCATGAGAGAAGACGGAGGCACCTTGGGTGTCTTCTCCCCGAAAAAG ACGCCTCACCTGGTGAACCTGAACGAAGACCCACTGATGTCTGAGTGTCTTCTCTATTACATTAAAGATGGCACTACAAA GGTTGGCCGTGAAAATGCCAAGAGTCGCCAAGACATTGTTCTCAGTGGCCATTTCATCAAAGATGAGCACTGCACATTCAGCAGCACCATAGGCCCTCAGGGAGAAG GATGTGTCATCCTTGAGCCATGCGAGGGATCAGAGACATATGTCAATGGGAAGAGAGTGACCTCACCTATTGTTCTGCGATCAG GGAATCGAATCATAATGGGAAAGAGCCACGTGTTTCGCTTCAACGACCCAGAGCAGGCTCGCCTGGAGCGAGAGAGGACGCCGTGCGCTGAGACGCCCGTGGAACCCGTCGACTGGGCCTTTGCTCAGAGAGAGCTGCTGGAGAAACAAGGCATCGACATGAAGCAGGAGATGGAGCAGAG GCTTCAGGAACTGGAGGATCAGTACCgtaaagaaagagaggaagccaGTAACCTGCTAGAACAGCAGAGACTG GACTATGAAAGTAAACTGGAGGCTCTTCAGAAACAGGTGGACTCTCGGTACCTGGAGTcacctgaggaagaggaggagcctgaaGAGGAAG TGCCTTGGACAGAGCATGAGACCGAGTTGGCTCTGTGGGCTTTCAGAAAGTGGCGTTTCTATCAGTTCACCTCTCTCAGAGATCTGCTTTGGGGCAATGCCATCTTTCTCAAGGAGGCCAACGCTATAAGCgtggagctgaagaagaag GTTCAGTTCCAGTTTGTCTTGTTGACGGACACTCTCTACTCCCCGTTGCCTCCTGACCTGCTGCCACCCTGTGTGGCCAAGGAGCGAGAAAGCAGACCTTTCCCTCAGACAATAGTGGCTGTGGAGGTGCAGGATCAGAAGAATGGAGCAACGCATTACTGGACTCTAGAGAAACTCAG ACAGAGGCTGGACCTGATGAGAGAAATGTATGACCGTGCTGCAGAACTCCCCAGCAGTGCTGTGGAGGACTGCGACCACGCCCTGACCGGAGGCGACCCCTTCTATGATCGCTTCCCCTGGTTCCGTCTTGTCGGCAG GGCTTTTGTGTACCTGAGTAACTTGCTGTACCCAGTACCACTGGTGCATCGTGTGGCCATTGTCAGTGAGAAAGGGGAAGTGAAAGGCTTCCTCAGAGTTGCTGTGCAGGCCATCTCAG CTGATGAGGAGGCCCCTGATTATGGCTCTGGTGTGAGGCAGTCTGGCACTGCCAAAATCTCCTTTGAAGACAAACATTTTGAGAAG TTCCAGACAGAGACGTGTCCTGGTGTTATGTCGCACTCCAACACCTTGCAGGAGGAGCTGAGAATTGTGGAGGGAGAAGGACAAAATGCTGAGATGGGAATCTCTGTGGACgaagtcaacaacaacacttgtgAAGGcaagaggg CCACACTGGAGTCTCCTAGCAGCCCATCCAAGAGTTTAGGTCTGGGTCTGGATCTTCCTCTGGACCTCTCTCCAGAGAGAGCGCTGACCCACCTGAGGATTGGCAGCACCTTTACCTTCAGAGTCACCGTCTTACAGGCATCCAGCATCTCAGCAGAGTATGCCGACATCTTCTGCCAGTTCAA TTTCATCCACCGTCATGACGAGGCTTTCTCCACGGAACCCCTGAAGAACACAGGCAGAGGACCTCCGCTTGGTTTCTACCACGTACAAAAT ATCACAGTGGAGGTGACCAAGTCTTTTGTGGAGTACATAAAGACTCAGCCAATCGTCTTTGAGGTGTTTGGTCATTATCAGAAACAACCCTTCCCTCCACTCTGCAAAGACCTGATCAG TCCACTGAGACCTTCCAGGAGACAGTTCCCCAGGGTGATGCCCTTATCCAAACCAG TGCCAGCCACAAAGCTCAGCACTTTGACTCGCTCCACTGCGGGACCATGCCACGCCAAATATGACCTCATGGTCTTCTTTGAGATCTGCGAGCTGGAGGCCAACGGGGA CTACATACCTGCTGTTGTTGACCACAGAAGTGGGATGCCCTGTCATGGCACGTACCTCTTACATCAG GGCATTCAGAGGAGGATCACAGTCACCATTGCTcatgaaacaggaaatgacatagAGTGGAAAGAGGTGAAAGAGCTGGTCATTG gTCGCATTCGAAACACACCAGAGGCCGATGAGACCATCATAGACCCCAACATTCTTTCCCTCAACATCCTGTCGTCTGGATACTTCTGGCCTAAGCATGATGACAA CGTCTCATTGGGAGTAGATCATAG AACGTTCTACCGGTTTGAGGCAGCGTGGGACAGTTCCATGCACAACTCTCTGCTCTTGAACAGAGTCACTCCCTACAGGGAGAAGATCTACATCACACTCTCTGCTTATTTGGag ATGGAGAACTGCACACAACCGACAGTGATCACCAAAGATTTTTGCATGGTTTTTTACTCTCGCGACACAAAGCTGCCGGCCTCTCGCTCCATCAGAAATCTCTTCAGCACTGGCTGCCTCCGTCCCTCTGAGAG TAACCGTGTCACAGGAGTTTATGAAGTCACTCTCTGTCACGTGGCAGACAATGGAAGTCCAg GCATGCAGCGCCGCCGCAGGCGTGTGCTGGATACTTCGGTGGCGTACGTCCGAGGAGAGGAGAACCTGGCTGGATGGAGGCCTCGCAGTGACAGTCTCATCCTTGACCACCAGTGGGAGCTGGAGAAACTCAGCTTACTGCAGGAG GTGGAGAAGACCCGACACTACCTGCTGCTGAGGGAGAAGCTGGAGGCGACTCTGCAGGCCGGACAGGAAGTGCTGTATAAAAGCAGTGACATCAGCGACTTCGCAAAGAGTCCCGTCCTCAGCCACAGTCCGAGCAGCAGCCTCACCCCCGAGAGCCCCAACCAGAGGCAGAGGGAGCTGGCGGCCAAG tGTTTGCGTCTGCTGATGCACACCTTCAACAGAGAGTACAGCCAGGTGAGCAGCAGTGCCAGTGAGAGCAAG ctgtCTGAGATGTCTGCATCTTTAAGGAGGGACTCATCATCGTCTGGACTGAGCACGCTTACTCCGTCCTCTACCTGCCCATCACTGGTCGAAGGACACTATGACTTTAG GCATACTGAACCCTGTTCCGAGGCGTCAACTCCAGATCTGGACCCGTACAGCCCAGTGGACAGAAAGAAAGCTCTCAGAGGATACAGCTTTGTACCTGACATACAGGAAATACGTGTCAG CCCCATTGTGTCAAAGAAGGGCTACTTGCATTTCCTTGAGCCCCACACCAGTGGCTGGGTGAAGCGTTACGTGGTGGTGCGCAGGCCCTACGTCTACCTGTACCGcagcgagagagacagtgtgGAGAGAGCCGTCATCAACCTGTCCTCGGCAAAGGTGGAATACAGTGAGGACAAACAAACCTTACTACGG ACTCCCAACACGTTTGCTGTGTGCACTGAACATCGCGGGATCCTGCTGCAGGCTGCCAATGACAAAGAGATGCATGACTGGCTGTATGCTTTCAACCCTCTGTTAGCAGGGACTATCAG GTCAAAGCTCTCTCGGAGAAAGTCGGTGCAGTCGGTTCCGTCTGCTCAGAGGATGTGA